In the genome of Bacillales bacterium, one region contains:
- a CDS encoding KH domain-containing protein translates to MERLLETIVKSLVDYPEDVKITEIPGERSVTYKLSVNPEDMGKVIGKKGRIAQAIRTVLSAAASGANQRVHLDIED, encoded by the coding sequence ATGGAACGCTTATTGGAGACGATTGTGAAATCACTCGTTGATTATCCAGAAGACGTCAAGATCACCGAGATTCCCGGCGAAAGATCAGTCACTTATAAGCTCTCCGTGAACCCGGAAGACATGGGTAAGGTGATCGGTAAAAAAGGGAGGATCGCTCAGGCGATTCGCACCGTCTTAAGCGCGGCTGCGTCCGGGGCCAACCAAAGAGTACATCTCGATATCGAGGACTAA
- the rpsP gene encoding 30S ribosomal protein S16 produces the protein MAVKIRLKRMGSKKRPFYRVVVADSRSPRDGRIIEQVGTYNPLVNPAEVNLDEEKALKWMLDGAKPSDTVRNLFSKQGLMEKLHNAKLKNQAQ, from the coding sequence ATGGCAGTAAAAATTCGTTTGAAACGTATGGGATCGAAGAAGCGTCCGTTCTATCGCGTAGTCGTTGCGGATTCCCGTTCGCCGCGCGACGGCCGTATCATTGAGCAAGTGGGGACTTACAATCCGCTCGTGAATCCGGCAGAAGTGAACCTTGATGAGGAAAAAGCTTTGAAATGGATGCTCGATGGAGCGAAACCTTCCGATACGGTGCGCAACTTGTTCTCGAAGCAAGGATTGATGGAAAAACTCCACAACGCCAAACTGAAAAATCAAGCTCAATAG
- a CDS encoding putative DNA-binding protein, with amino-acid sequence MLEKTMRMSNLYDFYHPLLTEKQRQYMALYYMDDYSLGEVAEQFHVSRQAVHDTLRRTEAMLEDFEEKLGLLARFQRRSGLLEQLRSLVQADGSSDNLFDIIDALENLE; translated from the coding sequence ATGTTGGAAAAGACGATGCGGATGAGCAATCTGTACGATTTTTATCATCCGCTTTTAACCGAGAAGCAGCGGCAATACATGGCTCTCTATTACATGGACGATTATTCGCTCGGCGAAGTCGCCGAACAGTTTCACGTTTCGAGACAGGCGGTGCATGATACGCTGCGGCGGACGGAAGCGATGCTGGAGGATTTCGAAGAGAAGCTCGGGCTGCTTGCGAGATTTCAACGTCGCTCCGGCTTGCTTGAACAATTGCGTTCGCTCGTGCAAGCGGACGGCTCGTCCGACAACCTATTCGACATCATTGATGCTCTTGAAAATCTTGAGTAA
- the ffh gene encoding signal recognition particle protein yields the protein MAFEGLADRLQETIKKIRGKGKVSEEDVKQMTREVRLALLEADVNFKVVKDFIKRVKERAVGQEVLKSLTPGQQVIKVVQEELTRLMGGEQSKIAAANKPPTVVMLVGLQGAGKTTHIGKLANHLRKQHNRKPLLAAADVYRPAAINQLQTLGKQLDLPVFSLGDKESPVKIAEGAVEKAKEDHHDYVLIDTAGRLHIDEKLMEELSDIKNAVQPDEILLVVDAMTGQDAVNVAESFNERLGLTGVILTKMDGDTRGGAALSVKAVTDQPIKFIGTGEKLDALEPFHPERMASRILGMGDVLTLIEKAQSSVDEEKAKDLEQKMRTASFTFDDFLEQLGQVRNMGPLDELLAMMPGANKMKGMKNLQIDEKQISHIEAIIQSMTGKEKQQPEIINASRRKRIAKGSGTSVRDVNRLIKQFEDMKKMMKQMTSATKGKGKKNPFQFPFM from the coding sequence ATGGCTTTTGAAGGGTTAGCCGATCGGCTTCAAGAAACAATCAAGAAGATTCGCGGAAAAGGGAAAGTAAGCGAGGAAGACGTCAAACAAATGACGCGTGAAGTGCGCCTCGCCTTGCTTGAGGCGGACGTCAACTTTAAAGTCGTCAAAGACTTTATTAAACGCGTCAAAGAGCGCGCCGTCGGTCAGGAAGTGCTCAAAAGCTTGACGCCGGGACAACAGGTCATCAAAGTCGTTCAAGAAGAATTGACGCGCTTGATGGGCGGTGAGCAGAGCAAAATCGCCGCGGCGAACAAGCCGCCGACGGTCGTCATGCTCGTCGGATTGCAAGGCGCCGGAAAAACGACGCACATCGGCAAACTGGCGAACCATTTACGCAAACAGCATAATCGGAAGCCGCTTCTCGCGGCGGCAGACGTCTATCGCCCCGCGGCGATCAATCAGCTGCAAACGCTCGGGAAGCAATTGGATTTGCCGGTATTTTCGCTCGGCGATAAGGAAAGCCCCGTCAAAATCGCGGAGGGTGCTGTCGAAAAGGCGAAGGAAGACCATCATGACTATGTGCTCATTGATACGGCCGGGCGCCTCCATATCGACGAAAAACTGATGGAAGAGCTTTCCGACATTAAGAACGCCGTCCAACCGGATGAAATTTTGCTCGTGGTTGATGCGATGACAGGTCAAGATGCGGTGAATGTTGCGGAAAGTTTTAACGAACGACTCGGCCTCACGGGCGTCATTTTGACGAAGATGGACGGCGACACCCGCGGCGGGGCTGCGCTTTCCGTCAAGGCAGTCACCGATCAACCGATTAAGTTCATCGGTACCGGCGAGAAACTCGACGCGCTCGAACCGTTTCATCCGGAACGGATGGCTTCGAGAATTCTCGGCATGGGCGATGTGCTGACGCTCATTGAAAAGGCACAATCGTCCGTCGATGAGGAGAAAGCGAAAGATCTTGAGCAAAAGATGCGTACCGCCAGCTTCACGTTCGATGATTTTCTCGAACAGCTCGGACAGGTGCGGAACATGGGGCCGCTCGACGAACTGCTTGCGATGATGCCTGGAGCGAACAAGATGAAGGGCATGAAAAATTTACAAATCGATGAAAAGCAGATCAGCCACATCGAGGCGATCATTCAATCGATGACGGGCAAGGAAAAGCAACAGCCGGAAATCATCAATGCCAGCCGGAGGAAACGAATCGCGAAAGGGAGCGGCACTTCGGTAAGAGATGTGAACCGGTTGATTAAGCAGTTCGAAGACATGAAGAAAATGATGAAGCAAATGACGAGTGCGACAAAAGGGAAAGGCAAGAAAAATCCTTTTCAATTCCCCTTTATGTAA
- the ftsY gene encoding signal recognition particle-docking protein FtsY codes for MSFLKNLKEKFTGTSDTATEKFKSGLSKTRNSFASRVNDLVKNYRKVDEDFFEELEELLITADVGVETVMDLVEELKNEARTRNIKDTEQLQSVISEKLAEFLQSGKSDNALNMQTNGLTVILVVGVNGAGKTTTLGKLAHQLKSDGKSVLLAAGDTFRAGAIEQLSVWGERVGVDVIKHQEGSDPAAVIYDGLQAARSRNVDVLLCDTAGRLQNKVNLMKELEKVKRVISREMPGAPHEVLLALDATTGQNALQQAKMFGEVTDVTGIALTKMDGTAKGGIIFAIRNELDIPVKLVGLGEGIDDLQPFDPEKFVFGLFAEPQDE; via the coding sequence TGACACGGCTACGGAAAAATTTAAAAGCGGGCTTTCTAAGACGCGAAATTCGTTTGCCTCGCGAGTGAATGATCTCGTAAAAAATTACCGGAAGGTCGACGAAGATTTCTTCGAAGAATTGGAAGAACTTTTGATTACCGCCGACGTCGGCGTTGAAACGGTAATGGATCTCGTTGAAGAGCTGAAAAACGAAGCGCGCACGCGCAATATTAAAGATACGGAGCAGTTGCAGTCGGTCATATCCGAGAAACTTGCCGAGTTTTTGCAATCCGGCAAGAGTGACAATGCGTTGAACATGCAAACGAACGGGTTGACGGTCATTCTCGTTGTCGGCGTCAATGGTGCCGGCAAAACGACGACGCTCGGCAAATTGGCGCATCAACTGAAAAGCGACGGAAAGTCCGTCTTGCTTGCGGCCGGCGATACGTTTCGCGCCGGTGCGATCGAACAGCTTTCGGTGTGGGGGGAACGCGTTGGTGTCGACGTGATCAAACACCAAGAAGGCTCCGATCCGGCAGCCGTCATTTATGACGGGTTGCAAGCCGCGCGGTCTCGGAACGTCGACGTGCTGCTGTGCGATACGGCGGGACGCTTGCAAAACAAAGTAAACTTGATGAAAGAGCTCGAAAAAGTAAAACGAGTCATCTCGCGGGAAATGCCAGGTGCGCCGCATGAAGTGTTGCTCGCGCTCGACGCGACAACGGGCCAAAACGCGCTGCAACAAGCGAAAATGTTCGGCGAGGTGACGGACGTGACCGGCATTGCCTTAACGAAAATGGACGGCACAGCAAAAGGAGGCATCATTTTCGCGATTCGCAACGAACTTGACATTCCCGTGAAGCTTGTCGGACTCGGTGAAGGCATCGATGATTTGCAGCCGTTCGACCCAGAGAAATTCGTCTTCGGCTTGTTTGCGGAGCCGCAAGACGAATGA